A single Streptomyces sannanensis DNA region contains:
- the rbsK gene encoding ribokinase, with amino-acid sequence MTRIAVLGSTNMDLVAYVARAPQHGETVTGREFRTVPGGKGANQAIAAARSGAEVTMIGAVGNDDFGTRLRATLDHSGVDTDLLRTVEGPSGTAHIVVDDEGGNAIVVVPGANGTVTALHYDDEAAITGADALLLQLELPMDGVFAGADAARRHGVRTILTPAPVQPLPPELLEATGLLVPNEHEAAALTGIADPHEAVTALLRRVPEVVITLGAAGSMYASRFAEPVTVPAPQVRAVDTTAAGDTFVGALAVALGEGRPMEKAMAWASAAAALSVQRPGASSSMPYRSEIDAEAAAS; translated from the coding sequence ATGACCCGCATCGCGGTGCTCGGCAGCACCAACATGGACCTCGTCGCCTATGTCGCACGCGCCCCGCAGCACGGGGAGACCGTCACGGGACGGGAGTTCCGTACCGTCCCCGGCGGCAAGGGCGCCAACCAGGCGATCGCCGCGGCCCGCTCGGGCGCCGAGGTGACGATGATCGGTGCCGTCGGCAACGACGACTTCGGCACCCGCCTGCGCGCCACGCTCGACCACAGCGGCGTCGACACCGACCTGCTGCGCACCGTCGAGGGTCCCAGCGGCACCGCGCACATCGTGGTCGACGACGAGGGCGGCAACGCGATCGTCGTCGTCCCCGGCGCGAACGGCACGGTCACCGCCCTCCACTATGACGACGAGGCGGCCATCACCGGGGCGGACGCCCTCCTCCTCCAGCTCGAGCTGCCCATGGACGGCGTCTTCGCCGGCGCGGACGCGGCCCGCCGCCATGGCGTACGCACCATCCTGACGCCCGCCCCGGTGCAGCCACTGCCGCCTGAACTCCTCGAAGCCACCGGCCTCCTGGTCCCCAATGAGCACGAGGCCGCCGCACTCACCGGCATCGCCGACCCGCACGAGGCGGTGACGGCCCTGCTGCGGCGTGTCCCCGAAGTGGTGATCACCCTCGGCGCGGCAGGCAGCATGTACGCGAGCCGTTTCGCGGAGCCGGTCACCGTGCCCGCTCCCCAGGTGCGGGCCGTGGACACCACCGCGGCCGGGGACACCTTCGTCGGGGCACTGGCGGTGGCGCTCGGCGAGGGCAGGCCGATGGAGAAGGCCATGGCATGGGCGTCGGCGGCCGCCGCGCTCTCCGTCCAGCGGCCCGGTGCGTCGTCCTCCATGCCGTACCGCTCCGAGATCGACGCGGAGGCCGCCGCCTCATGA
- a CDS encoding CoA transferase: protein MTAPLTGLRVLDLATLFAGPLAATMLGDFGAEVIKVEHPAKPDPSRGHGPGKDGVGLWWKLLGRNKRTITADLSTPGGREVLLRLAAGSDVVIENFRPGTLERWRLGWDELSGANPGLVLARVTGFGQFGPYSRRPGFGTLAEAMSGFAAITGEPGGPPTLPPFGLADSIAALATSYAVMTALRARESTGRGQVVDLAIIEPILTAIGPHPLWYDQLGYVQPRTGNRSRNNAPRNTYRTADGSWLAVSTSAQSIAERVMRLVGRPDLIDEPWFAHGSTRAEHADELDEAVGGWIARHNRDEVVGAFEKAEAAIAPVYDIQDVLADPHYRALGTITEVPDPELGSLRMQNILFRLSETPGAIRWAGRPHGADTDTVLAEHGFSASDIARLRSEDAL, encoded by the coding sequence ATGACCGCGCCCCTGACCGGACTGCGGGTCCTCGACCTCGCCACTCTCTTCGCCGGCCCGCTCGCGGCGACGATGCTCGGCGACTTCGGTGCAGAGGTCATCAAGGTCGAGCACCCGGCGAAGCCCGACCCGTCCCGGGGCCACGGCCCCGGCAAGGACGGCGTCGGCCTGTGGTGGAAGCTCCTCGGCCGCAACAAGCGCACCATCACCGCCGACCTCTCCACCCCGGGCGGCCGGGAGGTCCTGCTCCGGCTCGCCGCCGGATCCGACGTGGTCATCGAGAACTTCCGCCCCGGCACACTGGAGCGCTGGCGGCTCGGCTGGGACGAGCTGTCCGGGGCCAACCCCGGTCTCGTACTGGCCCGTGTCACCGGCTTCGGGCAGTTCGGCCCGTACAGCCGCCGCCCCGGTTTCGGCACGCTCGCCGAGGCGATGAGCGGCTTCGCCGCGATCACCGGCGAACCCGGGGGTCCGCCGACCCTGCCGCCGTTCGGCCTCGCCGACTCGATCGCGGCGCTGGCCACGTCGTACGCCGTGATGACCGCGCTCCGGGCGCGCGAGTCGACCGGCCGCGGACAGGTCGTGGACCTGGCGATCATCGAGCCGATCCTGACCGCGATCGGGCCCCACCCGCTCTGGTACGACCAGCTCGGATACGTCCAGCCGCGCACCGGTAACCGCTCCCGCAACAACGCCCCGCGCAATACGTACCGCACCGCGGACGGCAGCTGGCTCGCCGTCTCCACCTCCGCCCAGTCCATCGCGGAACGCGTGATGCGGCTGGTCGGCCGCCCCGATCTGATCGACGAGCCGTGGTTCGCCCACGGCAGCACCCGGGCCGAGCACGCCGACGAACTCGACGAGGCGGTCGGCGGCTGGATCGCCCGCCACAATCGTGACGAAGTGGTCGGGGCCTTCGAGAAGGCGGAGGCGGCGATCGCCCCCGTCTACGACATCCAGGACGTTCTGGCCGACCCCCACTACCGCGCCCTGGGCACCATCACCGAGGTACCCGACCCCGAGCTCGGCTCGCTGCGCATGCAGAACATCCTCTTCCGTCTCTCCGAGACCCCTGGCGCGATCCGCTGGGCCGGCCGCCCGCACGGCGCGGACACCGACACCGTCCTCGCCGAGCACGGCTTCTCCGCGTCCGACATCGCCAGGCTGCGCTCGGAGGACGCTCTGTGA
- a CDS encoding CoA ester lyase yields the protein MTPHLTWLYAPGDRPHVVAKALAAGADVVIVDLEDAVAPERKRYAREATAELLTEPTPVPVHVRVNALDGPLAETDIRILAALPGLSGLRLPKVTQAREVQHVSRLAPEIPLYALLESALGVERAYTIASANRALHGIGLGEADLRADLGVRNEAGLDWSRSRIVVAARAARLPPPVQSVFPDVRDLEGLTASCARGRALGFLGRAAIHPRQLPVIERAYFPAPQEIAAAEEVVKAASTEAGALALPDGRFVDAAVVAAARRTLALAQRTG from the coding sequence GTGACTCCTCATCTGACCTGGCTGTACGCCCCGGGCGACCGCCCCCATGTGGTCGCCAAGGCCCTTGCGGCGGGCGCCGACGTGGTGATCGTCGACCTGGAGGACGCGGTCGCCCCGGAACGCAAACGGTACGCCCGGGAGGCCACGGCCGAGCTGCTCACCGAGCCCACGCCGGTCCCGGTCCATGTCCGCGTGAACGCCCTGGACGGCCCCCTGGCCGAGACCGACATCCGGATACTGGCGGCTCTGCCGGGCCTGTCCGGCCTGCGCCTTCCCAAGGTCACCCAGGCACGCGAGGTGCAGCACGTCAGCAGGCTGGCCCCGGAGATCCCCCTCTACGCCCTCCTGGAATCCGCCCTCGGCGTCGAACGCGCGTACACCATCGCCTCCGCGAACCGGGCCCTGCACGGCATCGGCCTCGGCGAGGCGGACCTCCGCGCGGACCTGGGAGTACGGAACGAGGCCGGCCTCGACTGGTCCCGCAGCCGGATCGTGGTCGCCGCCCGCGCGGCCAGGCTGCCCCCACCGGTCCAGTCGGTCTTCCCGGACGTCCGCGACCTTGAAGGACTCACAGCGTCCTGTGCCCGCGGCCGCGCCCTGGGCTTCCTGGGCCGGGCCGCGATCCATCCCCGCCAGCTGCCGGTCATCGAACGCGCCTACTTCCCCGCCCCGCAGGAGATCGCCGCCGCGGAGGAGGTCGTCAAGGCGGCCTCTACGGAAGCGGGCGCCCTGGCCCTCCCGGACGGCCGCTTCGTCGACGCGGCGGTGGTGGCCGCGGCCCGTCGCACCCTGGCCCTGGCCCAGCGCACGGGGTGA